In Oceanispirochaeta sp. M1, the genomic stretch GACAGGTTCTTCCGTCACAATATTGAACTCCTGCCCCCCTATATAGCCGATTTTTTCATATCCCATCCCTACCATATGATCCAGAACGGTTTCCATCATTTTTTGGAAATCCGTCAGAACACAGTCCGCGCCGGGAAAATGGGGAGCAAAATCCACAAAGATTACCGGACGGTCCGCCTTTTTGACGGCAGTTTCCAGTTCTTTTGTCCACAGACCTACCGACCCGATAATGACCAGAGCCGAATAATCGATCATGTTCATGTTCAGGTTATTTTCCTGTGAGTAGAAAAACTCGCTTGTCAGAAGACCCAGTTCGGCTGCCTCTTTTTTGACACTGGTACGTATTGTCAGATAATAGGGATCTTTTATTTCATCTGATTCACTGTAGAGCATGATCAGCCCCAGATGGCCGGCCTTGGTAATACTCTCTGAACTGCGGGTCATGATCAGCCCCAGATGGCCGGCCTTGGTAATACTCTCTGAACTGCGGGTACTGTTTGTTCTCTGATATTGCAGATCCTGAGCGATCTGAAGGATTTTCAGCTTGGTCTTCATGGTTATGGAAAAGCTTTCATCCTGATTCAGAACTCTTGATACCGTGGCGATGGAGACTCCCGCCAACTCTGCTATGTCTTTTAATCTTGCCATTTATTCACCGTTTATATGATTTTACTAAAACAGTCTATATTATTACCAAGTTTTACTTAGCCGTCAAGAATAAATAATTAAAATATAAGATGAAGCAGGGAAATGCCCTTTAAAGTAGCATTTAAGCCCTTTGGGTTTACTAAAATCTCTTTATAATTTAGTAATAATATATAATATTTACCAAAATCAGTGGTTCTATTTAGTGAAAAAGGAGTTTCTAAATGATTTCTATAGCAGAAGGTTTACATTCTATTGATCAGTTTCTATCCGAAAATCGGGAGCAATTTATCGAGACATTGAACAGGCTTATTGACATACCCAGTGTCCGGGGGGAGTCTCTTCCGGGTAAACCCTATGGTCAGAATTGTTACCTCGTTCTGAAAGAGGCAGAAAAGCTGGCCGGAGAGATGGGTTTTGTATGGAAGAACTTTGATAATTACTGTCTTGAAATCAATCTGCCGGGAGAAAAGGGAGCAGGGATGAAGGATATCGCTCTGTTCGGGCACCTTGATGTCGTTTCCCCAGGAGAGGGATGGAATCATCCCCCTTTTTGCGCTACAAGGCAGGGGGAATACATCATCGGAAGAGGAACCGTGGATGATAAAGGCCCGGTTGTAGCCCTTTTGTTTGCTCTGAAATACCTTGGAGAACAGGATCTGCTGAAGGATAGTCGTGTCAAAATAGTTCTGGGATGCGATGAGGAAAGCGGAATGGAGGATATGGATTACTATCTGAGCAGGGCGGAAGTTCCGGATATCTCCCTGGTTGCGGATGATGATTTTCCTGTCTGTCATGGTGAAAAAGGGATATTGAGGCTGGATCTTACTTTCCCCCTGAAAAGTGACAATATCCTTTTCTTTGAGGGAGGAACTGCTCCCTCATCGGTTGCCGAGTTTGCCCGTATGGAATTGGTACCGTCGGCAACAGCGGATCTGATGCACCAGGAGACAGGGAGTACCGAATGTTCCGTAAGGTCGGGGGAGAACGGTCTTATTCTGGAGACGACGGGACGGGGGGCTCATGCATCCTCTCCCCATGCAGGTTTGAATGCACTGAAACCGCTGATCTCCTTTTTGAAAGACAGAAATCTTATACCCGTGGAAGACCGGGATGTTTTCAAGGTTCTCGGAATTCTCCTGTCTGATGATTACGGCCGGGGGGCATGCATCAGTTTAGAGAGTGAAATTTCGGGTCCTCTGACCTGCTGTGCTACGATGTTGAGGAAAAAAGAGAATCATTTAATTCTCTCCCTGGATATCCGGTATCCCGTTAGAGACAATTCCGAGAGGATAGTCAAGTCTATGGGGGAATTGATAGAACCTGCTGGTGGCGATCTCCAGGTTATCTATGACAGCGCACCTTCTCTGGTTGATGCAGACAGCCCGTTGGTCCGGAAACTGAGCGATTTATATAATAACCTGACCGGCTCCCATAAAAAGCCCTATGTAATGGCCGGGGGGACCTATGCCCGCAAAATTCCCGGTGCCATAGGTTTCGGCCCTGGATCACCGGATGAACAGAAACCCTTTGGCGGGGATCTGGGATCAGCTCACGGCCCGGATGAAGCGGTGAGCCTAGAGACCCTGGAGCAGGCTGTCAGGATTTATGTCGAGGCCGCTGTGATGCTGGATAAAACGTCATCCCCGATGTAAAGCGGCAGATGAGACGACTCTTTATTTTTTTCCCTTTCAATATTGCAGAGACCCGTACTATCTGATCAAAACCAATAAGAAAGGGAAACATCTGTTTCTGATAAATGAAAGCCATGTCCAGATAAAGGCTCCTTTTCTATAGAATTAGAGTCTGAACTGAGATATTTAATGGCCAATCGTCAAGGGCAAATAGGATGTTCGTTCCCCGGTAAAGTCGGAATTTATTTAAGATCAGGGAGACACAACACAAATTATATGGGAGATACTGAGCAAATAAGGGCTGTGTCATTTGCTACTCTAAACTGAATATTAAACTTTCCAAATTCAAAACCGTATATCCTTTCCGGATCATTCTGATACTGTGGTCTGGGATCATTTGATAGCACTCCGATAAGAGCTTCTCTTTTATTTTCAGGTATAATATTGAGCCATTTTTGAGGAATTACCACCTCTATTTTCCTGTATATCTGAGAGTCAGTGAATCCACAAGCAGCCTCAGAATGGCTATCGGTATAGGATAGATACGGCTGAAAGTCCAATCGGATTGGGGCGAAATGGAGATCTGGTACCAAAAACACCCATCTTTTGAGTACCTCCCAGGCGTGGTGGTCGCACCATTGGTGACCAGGTTTCCCTATCAATCTCATAGAACTTCCAGATAAGCCAAATATGTGAAAATCCATCTAATCCTCGAACTGCCGCAGAATTACGATATTCTGGTTCAAATATAATCTTTCCTTCCAACGATTCAATAAGACCGCTTTGCCGCGGAATTCCAAATTTTGTAACAAAATCTGTGTGAATATGGGCAATAATATGCATTTCATTTTTTTCCTGATTGTTCACAAGCTTTACCTGAAGCTGAATTCTTCAAAGTGAATATCATTAATAGACACTCTCTTCTTCAATAATTGCTCAATAAAGCCATATCGCATTCCTTCAGGACCACAAATAAAAGCCGTCGTATCTGCTAAATTGACACTGTTATAATGATTCTCTATGCTGAAATGATTCTTTGTCTCTGTATCATGAATCAAAATTCTGACATTTGGCTTATGTTTGATTGCAGAATTCAATTCATCCTGATAGCTCGCTTCACCGAGGGTCTTCACTGTCCAGATGAGGGTTACATGATAGTTTTCATCGACCTCTGTGATGAACGATAAAAACGGTGTAATTCCTATTCCGCCTGCTATCCAGAGCTGTTTCTTGTATTTTCCATTTTTAAAGTTAAACATCCCATATGGTCCCTGTATGGAAGAACTTACCCCCTCATGCAAACTGGACTGCAATTTAGAAGTATAGTCACCCAGGGCTTTTACCGTCACTCTCAGATTGCAGCATGAAGGATGAGAACTGACTGTAAATGGATGATACTCTGCATATATAAAATCCCACGAACCGGGTATGATTTTCAGTGCTCCATCAAGTCTTAAATTGATGGCTTCTATAAAATTGGCACCGATCCCGATTGGCTTTCCCTGGTCATTTACATAATCAATGGGGGGCCAGGCATTCATCACACCTATCTCAATGGGTGCATTTTCAGTAAGCAATATACGTTCTTCGTTTGTCAGAAAGAATTGTTCTGTTGGAGGCCTCTTTACGGCCTGGAGTGATGCTTCGGGAGGCAGCCACTGCTCAAACAATGAACGTCTATCTTTCTCGGGCATGTTCTACATGGCTTTGTTCAATATTGATGCCAGTTCCGGCCAGTCTTTCCTCACTCCATAACGCTGACCATTAAGCCCTGTTCCATAAAGAGAGGCTACAGCAAGGTTGGTGATAGCGGTTTTTCCGGCCACATAGAAGCGGATTCACAGCGGGGTGTTCTTCCAATACCCTGGCCGTTGATGAGTATTCCTCTACCAGTGCCACCGTTAGACCATCAATATCAGATTCGTTTCGGATTCTGGTCACACCTTTCTGCTCCATAATGACCAGAGGTGTGGGGAGATAGATCTCGGTGAAGTTCACAAACTCTTCGCGTTCAGGCCTGTGGGACATGGTGAGTACCACATCCAATTCCCGATCCTGAACAGCAGTTAGAATTTCAGTCCAACTTAAATCAGGAATTACTTCCATGGTAATTCCAAGCCATTGGCTGAGGTATTCGGTAAACTCCATTGCGATACCGTGGTAGCTTCCATCTTCTTCACGGAAACTATAGGGAGCATAAGAGGAATCCACACCGATTCGTATTACAGAATGATTCTGTATCCAATTCTGTTCCTCAACTGTTAAGGGAAGATCGGGTAAATTGCTGAGGTTTTGTCCGGTTGATGATTGTCCATGTGCCATAACACTCAATAGAACCAGTGTCGTGAGGATAAGAATATTTTGTATCTTTTTGATACACATTTTATATGCCTTCTTATTAACTGATGAATAAGCATAAAAAAGTAGTACTGTATTACTAAAGATAAGTGAACCAAGCACTCGAAGCAAGAGGAAACGTGAATATAGGATCATAATTGTTATGTGTCAATCTTCTTGTGCAGGAATCCTTTATTGTTTTGCGGAGAAACAGTTTACTGTTGAGGATTCTGAGTTCGAAAGTTGGAGGCTATGGGCAGATATTTTTCATAATGTCCTGCACAAGAGCTGGAATATCCAGAGATATCAGCTCTTGTAATAACGAATAAAACCCGGAATAGAATATTACTTCGTTCTCTTCTTTTTCTCTTCAAGAGATTTGGCATTCAGTACTGTAAATAAAGATGTCAGTAGAAAAACAGAACCGACTGAAATGGTAAAATAGTCAAATCCATTTCCTCGAAAGTTGTAGACTCCATAAATAATAAAGATCAGGCCGGATAGGAAGGTAAAGAGAAAGGATCGTAATAAAAAACGCTTTCTGTTTGAGATAGCCTTAATATTTCTGTTTATCAGTGAGTTGATGTACTCTACTTGTTCTTCGCACCTGTCTTTGCAGGCTATTCCATCATCCAGTTCTGCAGCACATTCTTTACATAAGCCTTTGCTGCAGTTTTTGCATATTGCAACAGCGTCTATGTCATTATGATAGTAGCATTTCACTATTGATTCACTCCGTTTCGCATCATCATTTTTGATTTCATCTATTTTATCACATATTTCATGAAGGAATGCAATGTATAGTTGACTTTATGCAATATATATATTACATATGGAATATAATAGTTACATGAAGAGGGGCATTATTGAATCTAAATAGAATAAAGATTGCAAGAATGGAAAGAGACATTACACAAAAAGAGCTGGGCCAACTCTGCGGTGTAACCAGACAAACCATTGGTTTAATTGAGTCGGGCAATTATAATCCGACAATTTCACTCTGTAATAATATTTGCAGGGTACTGGGAAAAACATTAGACGAATTATTTGGAGAGCTATAACAGATGAAAATTACTTTAAAAAACAGGATTATACTAATTGGTGCATTAAATATTGTTGCAGCAATAACTCTGGTTCTTACACGATTGACAGATTTTAATTCCTCATTTTTTAATGGATTTGGAATCGGATTATTTGCTGTTGTTTTTCCATTTTTAATATTTCTAATTATTAAATATAATGATAAAGAATATCAGCAGGATTATGATCTCAGCCTACAAGATGAAAGGATCATTCGAAATATCGAAAGATCTCGGGCTATGGGATATACACTTCAATCTTTGTTGATCATTGCGGTTACTTTAATTTCATACATATCAGATTCGGAAATGTACTTTTGGGTTCTTGCAGTAGTACTTATTACAGTGATATTTACAAAATTCTACAACAAGAGTTTAAATAATAAAAATCAAGAGACCTCTCATTGATTTTTATAAATGGTGATCAGCTATCTGTCTCTGTATACACCACGCAGCTCATGCATGCGTTCTGAATGCTAAAAATTATTTGCCGGTTTGAGAATGTCATATTATCCTGATTTCTCATTATTCTTCAAATAGTTTAAGATCAATGCACAGCCTCATCGCCTGCATTCGGTCTCGCACATCCATTTTCTCGTAAATATTTGATACATAGTTTTTAACAGTCTGCCCTGCCAGATTGACCTCTTCGGCAATTTCCTGATTATCATATCCATGGGTAATAAGTTTTAAGATTTCAAGTTCTTTGCTGTTTAACTCCTTAAACCACCCCATGACGTCCCTGGATACACCTTTGGTCATACTTTGCTTGATGATTGAGGGAGATATAGGCATCATTCCGTTCATCACGGTCTTTACAGCATAGATAAGATCCTCCGGGAGCATATCTTTAAGTAAATAGCCTTTAGCACCCACATTCAGTGCTTCTTTAACATACTCATCTTCATCAAAAGTTGTCAGCATGACAATCTTGATAAGTGGTTGGGATTCTGTTATTGATTTTGCGGCCTTCACACCATCAATTACAGGCATTTTTACATCCATAAGAATCATGTCTGGACTGTGGTGCCGGCAGAAATCGATAGCCTCCTCTCCGTTATAGCATACCCCGATAACGTCAATTTCCTTTCCCTTGGTTTCGAGGACTGTCTTGAGGCTGTTAATAAAAAGAATCTGATCATCTACCAGGAGAATTTTAATTTTATTCATCAAGTGATTCCTTGTTCATGGGTATCTCAATGCGAAGGGAGACACCCGTTGTGTTGTTTGATATTGAGAAGGTTCCGTTAATTTTTTTCAATCTTTCTTCCATTCCCTTCAAACCGATTCCAAGGGATAATTCATTGAATCCTTTTCCATTATCCCAGATAGAAATTATCAAATATTTATTTTCTATGAACAAATAAACATCGATCTTAGTAGCATGTCCATGTCTTAAGGAATTAACCATCCCCTCCTGAATGAGCCGAAATACGAAATGAGAAACCTCTTTACTGTAATTACTTGGAGAGTTTCCGTACTCCAGCCTGACCTCGATATTCGTGGCCATCTCAAAAGCTCGTACCATTTTACGGAGCTTTGATAAGTCAGACTCCTTATCCTCTTTTTTAATTTTCAAAATGCGCAGCACAATCCGCATATCATTCAAGCCACTTTTTGCCGAACTGTTTATATTGTTTAATACCTTTTTTATTTTATTATCTATGTTCAGTTCATTTGATTCCAAAATAGACATAGAGAGCATCATTACAGTTGTAAGAGTGTATCCTATGGAATCATGAATTTCTCTGATAATCCTGTTTCTCTCATCTTCAGTAGATTTTTTTTCTGTGATTTGTAAATAGTTTTGAAATCCACTGTTTGCATCAGTAAGTTTTTTAATCGTCTTTTCCAGGTGACTGACCCTGTTTACCATATGAGAATAGGAATCAAAATTATATTTTGAGAATGTAAAAAAGAATATTGCCAGGAAAGAAAAAATAAACACATAAAGAATGTCATGAAATACAGGAAGAGGAATATCCTGGGCTGAGAATCTACTGATAATGCTGACCATATAAATTGTCATAAAAGAACATATGGACATTATACTATTCTTGGGGAAAGGGTAAAAAAAGGTTAAATCAAGGAGAAAAGAAAGTAGAAAAAATTGCTTCAATCCAATGTAAATTCCCGATGGTAAAAAAACGACCAACAACAGAACAAATCTGATTAATAAAGATAAAAATTGATAATTCCTGGCTTTAATAGAATAGTACAGAATCGTCAACAGTATTGAAATAATAACGACCGTAATATACTGAGGGAACCAGTTAAAGCTATATACTTCAATGTCCTTCCAAAGATACTGGAGAATGGAAAGACATTGTAAGGTTATTGAAAAAAGAAATAACAGAAGCCGGATTGTTCTTTTTTGCAGCATGGCAATATGATATCTGAGTTTGAATGGAAAAACAATTAAAGTAAAAAGTACCAGGGTACTTTAATTGGTTACCAGGGTAACTATACACCCCAAACAGACCGTGTGAAAATATAATGGATTGAAAATGTCATATTTTGACAAAGAAAAATGGAGGCTTATATGATGAAGAGATTACTGTTTATTATTCTGTGTTCTTTGATGGTTCTACTCCCGGCTTTTTCCGGTGGGCAGGCGGAGGACAAACAAGAGACGACCACTATCAAATGGATGGTATGGATTACACCCAACATTGACCTTGAATTCTATAGAACTGTGGCAATCGCTTTTGAAGCGGAGAATCCAGGTGTGCTGGTTGAAATTGTAGAAACATCTGCCACCACATCTGCCACTTCAAGCGATTTTATACGTAACAGGCTGGCTTCCGGTGATGTTCCTGACCTTTGGATGAATTTTCAGGATGTACCGGCCTTTGCTGATGCCGGTCATCTTTGGGAGATCCCTGCATATGATACTGATTTAAAGCAGGTCAAGAATCTTATGTCTGCAGCCTATGAGGGCAAGCTGTATAGTTTTCCCTCTTCAGCCCAGCCTCAGGGTTTAATGTTCTATAACAAAAAACTTTGGGCCGAGAGCGGCTTGACAGAAGATGATATTCCATATGATTGGAATGATTTAAACACCGTCTGTGCAAAAATCAAGGATGCCGGATTTACTCCTATAGCCATGGGAGGTGAGTGGGTTCCTGTACTTTTCTGGGATCTGTTTATGGGATCTGAACTCTCTAAAGAATACCCCGACTGGTGGAGTCTGATTTACTCAGGAGAAAAGAAATGGGATGATCCCCAGGTTCTTGAAATTCTTGAATATATGGATAAACTTGTGAAAGATGGTTACTTCATGGAAGGAGCCTTAAGTATCGGTTATGCACAGCTGGAACAGGCATTTCTTAATGAGCAGGCCGTAATGTACCCCATGGGTTCCTGGTTTACCGCCGCTGAAGCTTCAGCGGAGAAAGATTGGGAATGTGGCGTGTTCTCTCTTCCAACAAAAGACGGAAGAGTTAATGTCACTAAATCCGGTGGATA encodes the following:
- a CDS encoding LacI family DNA-binding transcriptional regulator yields the protein MARLKDIAELAGVSIATVSRVLNQDESFSITMKTKLKILQIAQDLQYQRTNSTRSSESITKAGHLGLIMTRSSESITKAGHLGLIMLYSESDEIKDPYYLTIRTSVKKEAAELGLLTSEFFYSQENNLNMNMIDYSALVIIGSVGLWTKELETAVKKADRPVIFVDFAPHFPGADCVLTDFQKMMETVLDHMVGMGYEKIGYIGGQEFNIVTEEPVKDPRETYFEQIMKINGLYNPDLVYVDRSITCENGYNLTEKMIMDKVLPEAVFVENDTMAIGVLKAFRENGIKIPEDISIVSCNDIPSAEYLTPSLTTMRIHTDLMGQMAARLANERISLKRDTGIKLAVPNELIIRQSCGSEKE
- a CDS encoding response regulator transcription factor, producing MNKIKILLVDDQILFINSLKTVLETKGKEIDVIGVCYNGEEAIDFCRHHSPDMILMDVKMPVIDGVKAAKSITESQPLIKIVMLTTFDEDEYVKEALNVGAKGYLLKDMLPEDLIYAVKTVMNGMMPISPSIIKQSMTKGVSRDVMGWFKELNSKELEILKLITHGYDNQEIAEEVNLAGQTVKNYVSNIYEKMDVRDRMQAMRLCIDLKLFEE
- the tsaA gene encoding tRNA (N6-threonylcarbamoyladenosine(37)-N6)-methyltransferase TrmO: MNNQEKNEMHIIAHIHTDFVTKFGIPRQSGLIESLEGKIIFEPEYRNSAAVRGLDGFSHIWLIWKFYEIDRETWSPMVRPPRLGGTQKMGVFGTRSPFRPNPIGLSAVSILYR
- a CDS encoding transporter substrate-binding domain-containing protein — its product is MCIKKIQNILILTTLVLLSVMAHGQSSTGQNLSNLPDLPLTVEEQNWIQNHSVIRIGVDSSYAPYSFREEDGSYHGIAMEFTEYLSQWLGITMEVIPDLSWTEILTAVQDRELDVVLTMSHRPEREEFVNFTEIYLPTPLVIMEQKGVTRIRNESDIDGLTVALVEEYSSTARVLEEHPAVNPLLCGRKNRYHQPCCSLSLWNRA
- a CDS encoding helix-turn-helix transcriptional regulator is translated as MNLNRIKIARMERDITQKELGQLCGVTRQTIGLIESGNYNPTISLCNNICRVLGKTLDELFGEL
- a CDS encoding sensor histidine kinase, encoding MSICSFMTIYMVSIISRFSAQDIPLPVFHDILYVFIFSFLAIFFFTFSKYNFDSYSHMVNRVSHLEKTIKKLTDANSGFQNYLQITEKKSTEDERNRIIREIHDSIGYTLTTVMMLSMSILESNELNIDNKIKKVLNNINSSAKSGLNDMRIVLRILKIKKEDKESDLSKLRKMVRAFEMATNIEVRLEYGNSPSNYSKEVSHFVFRLIQEGMVNSLRHGHATKIDVYLFIENKYLIISIWDNGKGFNELSLGIGLKGMEERLKKINGTFSISNNTTGVSLRIEIPMNKESLDE
- a CDS encoding Sapep family Mn(2+)-dependent dipeptidase: MISIAEGLHSIDQFLSENREQFIETLNRLIDIPSVRGESLPGKPYGQNCYLVLKEAEKLAGEMGFVWKNFDNYCLEINLPGEKGAGMKDIALFGHLDVVSPGEGWNHPPFCATRQGEYIIGRGTVDDKGPVVALLFALKYLGEQDLLKDSRVKIVLGCDEESGMEDMDYYLSRAEVPDISLVADDDFPVCHGEKGILRLDLTFPLKSDNILFFEGGTAPSSVAEFARMELVPSATADLMHQETGSTECSVRSGENGLILETTGRGAHASSPHAGLNALKPLISFLKDRNLIPVEDRDVFKVLGILLSDDYGRGACISLESEISGPLTCCATMLRKKENHLILSLDIRYPVRDNSERIVKSMGELIEPAGGDLQVIYDSAPSLVDADSPLVRKLSDLYNNLTGSHKKPYVMAGGTYARKIPGAIGFGPGSPDEQKPFGGDLGSAHGPDEAVSLETLEQAVRIYVEAAVMLDKTSSPM
- a CDS encoding ABC transporter substrate-binding protein, which gives rise to MMKRLLFIILCSLMVLLPAFSGGQAEDKQETTTIKWMVWITPNIDLEFYRTVAIAFEAENPGVLVEIVETSATTSATSSDFIRNRLASGDVPDLWMNFQDVPAFADAGHLWEIPAYDTDLKQVKNLMSAAYEGKLYSFPSSAQPQGLMFYNKKLWAESGLTEDDIPYDWNDLNTVCAKIKDAGFTPIAMGGEWVPVLFWDLFMGSELSKEYPDWWSLIYSGEKKWDDPQVLEILEYMDKLVKDGYFMEGALSIGYAQLEQAFLNEQAVMYPMGSWFTAAEASAEKDWECGVFSLPTKDGRVNVTKSGGYGNGFAIYSGSENPELAFKLMKKATLDPVLGAKFLQVDGLYSNLTPPLSYSMSSLQQELADLVTSAEFSRPVMQHPLGDAPPMGIGDYFTSGAEAVLTQSYSSLDDLLKKIDNFVAEVK